The following coding sequences are from one bacterium window:
- the fusA gene encoding elongation factor G — translation MSVKEYQIDKIRNIGLLSHGDEGKTSLAEAMLFDARMVNRLGKVDDGSSNLDYEPDEISRKLTINSSIAFAEWKKNKINLIDIPGDINFTGDAIGALRVIDGAVLVISAVSGVKVQTENFWSQARELKIPALVFINKLDRERADFYRTLEDLPNSLDINPVVLQLPIGTEQNFKGIIDLFNQKAYIYQGDDSGEYREESIPAGEQERVAEFRQKMIETIAEADDSLLEKYLEGGELNQEELQSGLRKGIQSMKFTPVLCGSASKNIGVQPLMDMIVDFLPSPVDRPDVVGKNKAGEEITRKAAEDQPFSAFVFKTIADPYSGKLTIFRVFSGSLSSDSTVYNTTRDCKEKVGQIFALMGKNHQNHDRVKAGDIAAFVKLKETTTGDTLSDEHNPIIFPPLVFPTPIISFAIEPKSKGDEDKVSNALQRLKEEDPTLQISRDSQTKEFIISGMGQIHVEVIVDRMKRKFGTEVLLKTPTIPYKETIKGSTKVQGKYKRQSGGRGQYGDTWIEIEPLPKGGGFEFVDKIVGGVIPRQYIPAVEKGIVGAMEEGILAGYPVTDVKVTLYDGSFHAVDSSEMAFKIAGSMGFKKGFMECKPTLLEPVMKVAVVVPEESMGDIMGDLNSRRGRIQGIDTKGRYQIIRAEVPMSEMLKYAPDLISMTGGRGSFTMEFSHYDEVPAHLIEKIVAEAKKEKEAE, via the coding sequence ATGAGTGTAAAGGAATACCAGATCGATAAAATAAGGAACATAGGATTACTGTCTCACGGGGATGAGGGAAAGACCTCGCTGGCCGAGGCTATGCTCTTTGATGCCAGGATGGTGAACAGGTTGGGAAAGGTTGACGATGGATCATCCAACCTGGACTATGAGCCTGATGAAATTTCCAGAAAATTAACCATAAACTCCAGTATAGCTTTTGCCGAATGGAAGAAAAATAAAATCAATCTGATCGATATCCCCGGCGATATCAACTTTACCGGCGACGCCATCGGAGCCCTGCGGGTCATTGACGGGGCTGTTCTGGTTATCAGCGCTGTTTCCGGGGTGAAGGTGCAGACAGAAAATTTCTGGTCTCAGGCCAGAGAATTAAAAATCCCGGCCCTGGTGTTCATCAATAAGCTGGACCGAGAGCGGGCTGACTTTTACCGCACCCTGGAGGACCTTCCCAATTCCCTCGATATCAACCCTGTGGTTCTGCAGCTTCCGATCGGCACCGAACAGAACTTCAAGGGCATTATTGACCTTTTTAACCAGAAAGCGTATATTTATCAGGGAGATGACAGCGGTGAATACCGGGAGGAAAGTATCCCCGCCGGTGAGCAGGAGCGGGTAGCGGAGTTTCGCCAGAAAATGATCGAGACTATTGCCGAGGCGGACGACAGCCTGCTGGAAAAATACCTGGAGGGCGGGGAACTGAACCAGGAGGAGCTCCAATCCGGCCTCCGCAAGGGAATTCAGAGCATGAAATTCACCCCGGTTCTCTGCGGCTCAGCCAGCAAAAATATCGGGGTTCAGCCGCTCATGGATATGATTGTTGACTTTCTCCCCTCACCTGTTGACCGGCCCGATGTTGTCGGCAAAAATAAGGCCGGAGAGGAAATTACCCGAAAGGCAGCGGAGGATCAGCCTTTCTCCGCCTTCGTTTTTAAAACCATTGCTGATCCGTATTCGGGCAAGTTGACCATCTTCCGGGTTTTTTCCGGGTCCTTGAGTTCAGACTCGACGGTTTACAATACAACCAGAGATTGTAAAGAGAAGGTCGGCCAGATATTTGCCCTGATGGGGAAGAACCATCAGAACCATGACCGGGTCAAGGCGGGGGATATCGCCGCTTTTGTCAAACTGAAGGAAACCACCACCGGCGATACTTTGAGTGATGAACATAATCCGATCATTTTCCCGCCCCTGGTCTTTCCCACTCCGATTATCTCTTTTGCCATCGAACCCAAGTCCAAGGGTGATGAGGACAAAGTCAGCAACGCACTGCAACGGCTTAAGGAAGAAGATCCAACCCTCCAGATTTCCCGCGATTCCCAGACCAAGGAGTTTATCATTTCCGGCATGGGCCAGATCCATGTCGAGGTGATCGTTGACCGGATGAAGAGAAAATTCGGAACAGAGGTCCTGCTGAAAACTCCGACCATCCCCTATAAGGAAACCATCAAGGGTTCGACCAAAGTACAGGGAAAATACAAGAGACAGTCAGGCGGAAGAGGGCAATATGGCGACACGTGGATAGAAATCGAGCCGCTTCCCAAGGGTGGCGGATTTGAATTTGTCGATAAGATTGTAGGGGGAGTCATCCCCAGACAATATATTCCGGCTGTGGAAAAGGGGATCGTGGGAGCCATGGAAGAAGGAATCCTGGCCGGTTATCCGGTTACGGACGTCAAGGTAACGCTCTATGATGGCTCCTTTCATGCAGTAGACTCCTCGGAAATGGCTTTCAAGATTGCAGGCTCCATGGGATTCAAGAAGGGATTTATGGAATGCAAGCCTACACTTCTTGAGCCGGTTATGAAGGTTGCCGTTGTCGTCCCGGAAGAGTCCATGGGAGATATCATGGGTGATCTCAACTCGAGAAGGGGCCGGATACAGGGCATTGATACCAAAGGAAGATATCAAATTATCCGGGCGGAGGTTCCCATGTCCGAAATGCTGAAATACGCACCGGACCTGATATCGATGACTGGTGGCCGAGGGAGCTTTACCATGGAATTTTCTCATTATGATGAAGTGCCTGCTCATCTCATAGAAAAGATTGTTGCTGAAGCTAAAAAGGAAAAAGAGGCAGAATAA
- a CDS encoding pseudouridine synthase: MRLQKVLAQAGLGSRRKCEQLILEGKVRVNGKVVTELGTKVTTPEDVVTYEGRRLPSPSQVPKVYILLYKPRGFITSLHDEEDRPTVMNLLPLMPQRVFPVGRLDYNTEGLLLLTNDGELAHALTHPRNRVPKGYLVKVRGVLEEKKIVSQLKKEGIHYGQDHLTVDSVFLIKSTSKNSWLSLVIHEGKNREVRRIFEALGHPVVKLKRIRFAFLSLRGLQPGDCRFLTAEEVRRLQELCR, from the coding sequence ATGCGATTACAGAAAGTATTGGCACAGGCTGGCCTTGGCTCACGGAGAAAATGTGAGCAGTTAATCCTCGAAGGAAAGGTGCGGGTCAACGGTAAGGTTGTAACTGAGCTTGGAACCAAAGTAACCACGCCGGAAGATGTTGTCACCTATGAGGGCAGGCGGCTTCCTTCACCATCGCAGGTGCCGAAGGTCTATATCCTGCTCTACAAACCCCGCGGGTTCATCACTTCCCTGCACGATGAGGAAGATCGGCCTACGGTCATGAATCTCCTGCCGCTCATGCCTCAGAGGGTTTTTCCCGTCGGCAGGCTGGACTATAACACCGAAGGATTGCTCCTTTTGACCAATGATGGTGAATTGGCGCATGCACTGACACATCCCCGGAACCGGGTTCCCAAAGGTTATCTGGTCAAGGTGAGAGGGGTCCTTGAGGAAAAAAAGATCGTCAGCCAGTTGAAAAAGGAAGGGATTCACTACGGTCAGGATCACCTGACGGTTGATTCGGTCTTTCTGATCAAGAGCACATCGAAAAACTCCTGGCTTTCGCTCGTCATTCACGAAGGCAAAAACAGAGAGGTCAGAAGGATATTCGAGGCCCTCGGCCATCCTGTTGTAAAATTAAAACGCATCAGGTTCGCTTTCCTGAGTCTCAGGGGGTTACAGCCGGGAGATTGCCGGTTCCTTACGGCTGAGGAGGTAAGAAGGTTACAGGAGCTCTGCCGGTAA
- the scpB gene encoding SMC-Scp complex subunit ScpB produces the protein MTIREKTKPIIESLLFTQDKPLTVEKIEEVIPELEKGEIRTILSELMLEYQADHRGIQVIEIANGFQMCTKKQYEEYIQKLLVRSRSKKMSKPALETLSIIAYKQPITKVEIEALRGVESGGVIRSLLESRFIKMGGRKNVPGRPILYRTTEDFLTYFGLSDLSELPPLHEVNRVMEER, from the coding sequence ATGACCATCAGAGAGAAGACAAAACCCATTATCGAATCCCTGTTATTTACTCAGGACAAGCCCCTGACCGTGGAAAAGATCGAGGAGGTCATTCCGGAACTGGAAAAAGGGGAAATTCGAACCATCCTGTCCGAATTGATGCTGGAATACCAGGCGGACCATAGGGGGATACAGGTTATTGAAATTGCGAATGGTTTCCAGATGTGTACCAAGAAACAGTATGAAGAGTATATTCAAAAGCTCCTGGTCCGTTCCAGAAGTAAAAAAATGTCAAAACCCGCTCTGGAAACCCTCTCAATTATCGCTTATAAGCAGCCGATCACCAAAGTGGAAATTGAAGCGCTGCGGGGAGTTGAAAGTGGCGGGGTGATCCGGAGCCTCCTGGAATCCCGGTTTATCAAAATGGGGGGGAGGAAAAATGTACCAGGCCGCCCTATCTTATATCGGACCACTGAAGATTTTCTGACCTATTTCGGGCTCAGCGATCTTTCCGAATTGCCACCGCTTCACGAAGTTAATCGAGTTATGGAAGAACGATGA
- the purD gene encoding phosphoribosylamine--glycine ligase, producing the protein MKVLIVGGGGREHALAWKIHQNNEVSAIYAVPGNAGIADIAECFPLDVSDIAGLARLSREKEIDLTIVGPELPLSLGIVDEFERQGLTAFGPVREAAAVESSKVFAKRLMKENNIPTASYEVFSDPQKAGEYVRSLDRPVVIKADGLAAGKGVMVCQQPGDALRAIELILVNQTFGQAGQRIIIEEFLQGEEASFLALTDGHTILPLASSQDHKTVFDNDRGPNTGGMGAYSPAPVITEEMHQKIMSRIMVPAIEGLARLGITYRGVLYAGLMIRNNEPMLLEFNARFGDPETQAIIRRLDTDLLSVIQKAIHNKLHEVSLHWRPDASTCVVLASAGYPDSYPKGKEIRGLQEAAQVPQVVLFHAGTARQGSKLLSSGGRVLGVTALGETIAESISRAYEAAARISFEGMHYRTDIGKRALNRVQTSAPIEP; encoded by the coding sequence ATGAAGGTATTAATAGTCGGAGGCGGGGGCAGGGAACATGCCCTGGCCTGGAAGATTCACCAGAATAACGAAGTATCGGCAATCTATGCCGTTCCGGGAAATGCAGGTATAGCAGACATCGCCGAGTGTTTTCCTCTCGATGTGTCCGATATCGCCGGACTGGCCAGACTGTCCAGAGAAAAAGAGATCGATCTGACCATTGTAGGCCCGGAATTGCCGCTCTCACTCGGCATAGTCGATGAATTCGAACGGCAGGGGCTCACGGCTTTCGGCCCGGTGCGGGAGGCGGCGGCAGTTGAATCAAGCAAGGTTTTTGCCAAACGGCTGATGAAAGAAAATAATATCCCTACGGCCTCCTATGAGGTATTTTCCGATCCCCAAAAAGCCGGAGAATATGTCCGCAGCCTTGACCGTCCTGTGGTGATCAAGGCCGATGGTCTTGCAGCCGGTAAGGGAGTCATGGTCTGTCAGCAGCCCGGCGACGCCCTCCGGGCCATTGAGCTTATCCTGGTCAACCAGACATTCGGTCAGGCAGGTCAGCGGATTATCATCGAAGAGTTCCTGCAGGGTGAAGAGGCTTCCTTTCTCGCTCTCACCGATGGGCATACGATTCTTCCCCTGGCCTCATCGCAGGACCATAAAACCGTTTTCGACAATGACCGGGGGCCGAACACCGGGGGCATGGGTGCCTACTCTCCGGCACCGGTCATCACCGAAGAGATGCACCAGAAGATCATGTCCAGGATCATGGTACCGGCCATCGAGGGACTTGCCCGGCTTGGGATTACTTACCGGGGTGTCCTCTATGCGGGCCTGATGATCCGGAACAACGAACCCATGCTCCTGGAATTTAACGCCCGATTCGGAGATCCTGAAACCCAGGCCATTATCAGGCGGCTTGACACAGATCTGCTATCGGTTATCCAGAAGGCAATCCACAACAAGCTCCACGAGGTAAGCCTGCACTGGCGTCCGGATGCATCTACCTGTGTGGTTCTGGCCTCGGCAGGCTATCCTGACTCCTACCCAAAAGGGAAAGAGATCAGGGGATTGCAGGAGGCCGCCCAGGTTCCGCAGGTCGTTCTCTTTCATGCCGGGACTGCCAGACAGGGGAGTAAACTGCTGAGCAGCGGAGGAAGGGTCCTCGGTGTGACCGCCCTGGGTGAGACCATTGCCGAATCCATCTCACGGGCTTACGAGGCTGCGGCCAGAATCAGCTTCGAAGGCATGCACTACCGCACAGATATCGGAAAACGCGCCCTTAACCGCGTTCAAACCTCAGCGCCGATAGAACCTTGA
- a CDS encoding sigma-54 dependent transcriptional regulator, whose protein sequence is MKNILIVDDEPNYLTTLESVLTSGEYQVTTSLTSREAIAIGKDMEFDLLIVDLALPEIDGIALMEWFHKSHPNLPTIFITGHGTIPLAVEAVQKGAYDFIQKPFELDTIRTAVKRALEYGELLQRLNRLEKEVQNKYSFNNIIAKSKCMWNVFRLVEQVADSMATVLIEGESGTGKDLLARAIHYHSSRKNFPFEAVDCTNLSEIFLESQLFGHVKGAFTGADKDRRGLFVTASGGTIFLDEVGDIPLSVQSKLLRVIQTREIRPLGSDKTIKVDVRIITATNKNLREMVKKGDFREDLFYRLAVIPMRIPSLRERKEDIPILAAHFIEKHSTINQKQTKSITRQALLYLSQYNWPGNVRELENTIERALLISGDGPIDIPHLILDHRSLTDSFIDNTSLPDKQNTLSEAIEKAEREFILQVLKMVNFNCTHAAKFMGISRRTLYDKIEKYQLKRYFQEHDQKRKGLNRRNLTDYPPAPPQ, encoded by the coding sequence ATGAAAAATATCCTCATCGTGGACGATGAACCGAATTACCTCACTACCCTAGAGAGCGTCCTTACGAGCGGAGAGTATCAGGTTACCACCTCCCTAACCAGCCGGGAGGCCATTGCCATTGGAAAAGATATGGAATTCGATCTTCTGATCGTCGATCTGGCCCTGCCCGAGATCGACGGTATTGCCTTAATGGAATGGTTCCACAAGTCGCATCCCAATTTACCGACTATTTTCATTACCGGACATGGGACTATCCCGCTGGCTGTTGAGGCTGTACAGAAAGGGGCCTACGATTTCATTCAAAAACCGTTCGAATTGGATACAATCCGCACTGCGGTAAAGAGAGCCCTGGAGTACGGCGAGCTCCTTCAAAGGCTGAATCGATTGGAAAAAGAGGTCCAAAACAAATATTCCTTCAACAATATTATCGCCAAAAGCAAATGCATGTGGAATGTATTCAGGCTGGTCGAACAGGTTGCTGACAGTATGGCAACCGTGTTGATCGAGGGAGAGAGCGGAACCGGGAAAGATCTGCTCGCCCGGGCCATCCATTATCACAGCTCGCGGAAGAATTTCCCCTTTGAAGCTGTTGATTGCACGAACTTATCAGAAATATTTCTCGAAAGTCAATTGTTCGGACACGTCAAGGGTGCTTTTACCGGTGCCGATAAGGACCGGCGCGGCCTCTTTGTTACAGCTTCGGGAGGAACGATTTTTCTTGATGAAGTAGGCGATATCCCCCTGTCTGTCCAATCAAAGCTTCTGCGGGTGATTCAGACACGGGAAATACGCCCTCTGGGCAGCGATAAAACCATTAAGGTCGATGTCCGGATTATCACGGCCACCAACAAGAACTTGCGCGAGATGGTAAAAAAGGGAGATTTCCGCGAAGACCTCTTCTATCGGCTCGCTGTTATTCCCATGCGTATTCCATCACTTCGGGAGAGAAAGGAGGATATCCCCATCCTGGCGGCTCACTTTATTGAGAAACATAGTACGATCAACCAAAAACAGACGAAAAGCATTACCCGCCAGGCCCTGCTTTATCTCAGCCAGTATAACTGGCCGGGGAATGTCCGGGAGTTGGAGAATACGATCGAGCGGGCTCTTCTTATCTCCGGAGATGGTCCAATCGACATCCCGCATCTGATTCTTGACCATCGATCCCTGACCGACAGCTTCATCGACAATACCAGTCTGCCCGATAAGCAAAATACCTTAAGCGAGGCCATTGAAAAAGCGGAAAGAGAGTTTATCCTTCAGGTCCTCAAGATGGTAAACTTCAATTGTACGCATGCAGCTAAATTCATGGGTATCAGCCGGCGCACTCTTTATGATAAAATCGAGAAGTACCAACTCAAAAGGTACTTCCAGGAACATGATCAAAAACGCAAGGGCCTCAATCGCAGGAACCTGACGGATTATCCTCCCGCCCCACCGCAATAG